The Bacillota bacterium genome has a window encoding:
- a CDS encoding methionine adenosyltransferase — MERKLFTSESVTEGHPDKICDQISDAVLDAIIEKDPMARVACETAVTTGLVLVIGEITTDCYVDIPKIVRETIREIGYDRAKYGFDCDTCAVITSIDEQSPDIAMGVNRALEAKRGEMVDNGIEAIGAGDQGMMFGFACDETPELMPMPISLAHKLAKRLSVVRKEGIIPYLRPDGKSQVTVEYEGDKPVRVDTVVVSSQHSQDVDHDTIERDIIRYVIKPTIPGELMDDNMKIYVNPTGSFVVGGPQGDSGLTGRKIIVDTYGGYARHGGGAFSGKDPTKVDRSASYAARYVAKNIVAAGLARKCEVQLAYAIGVAKPISVSVDTFGTGVIPDTHIVKLINKHFDLRPAAIIKMLDLRRPIYKQVAAYGHFGRTDLDLTWEKTDKAEIFKKEVMSAVTI; from the coding sequence ATGGAAAGAAAACTATTTACATCTGAATCAGTTACTGAAGGCCATCCTGATAAAATTTGCGACCAGATCTCTGATGCAGTGCTGGATGCAATTATAGAAAAGGATCCTATGGCAAGAGTTGCATGCGAAACAGCTGTTACAACCGGATTAGTGCTTGTAATTGGTGAAATCACGACAGACTGCTATGTTGATATTCCAAAAATCGTTAGGGAGACAATAAGGGAGATTGGTTATGACAGGGCAAAATATGGTTTTGACTGTGATACATGTGCTGTTATTACATCAATTGACGAGCAGTCTCCTGACATAGCTATGGGGGTTAACCGTGCTCTGGAAGCTAAAAGAGGAGAAATGGTTGACAATGGCATCGAAGCTATAGGAGCTGGAGACCAGGGTATGATGTTTGGGTTTGCCTGTGACGAAACTCCCGAACTTATGCCCATGCCCATATCACTTGCCCATAAGCTGGCGAAAAGGCTGAGCGTAGTTAGAAAAGAGGGAATTATTCCATATTTAAGGCCTGACGGGAAATCACAGGTAACTGTGGAATATGAGGGGGATAAGCCTGTAAGGGTGGATACCGTTGTGGTATCAAGCCAGCATAGTCAGGATGTTGACCACGATACTATAGAAAGGGACATTATCCGCTATGTTATTAAACCAACAATTCCAGGGGAGCTTATGGATGATAACATGAAAATATATGTTAACCCGACGGGCAGCTTTGTGGTTGGAGGGCCTCAGGGTGATTCAGGATTGACGGGGAGAAAAATTATTGTTGATACTTATGGAGGATATGCCCGTCATGGAGGTGGAGCGTTTTCCGGGAAAGATCCGACAAAGGTTGATAGGTCAGCTTCCTATGCGGCCCGTTATGTTGCTAAGAATATTGTTGCTGCAGGACTTGCCCGCAAATGTGAGGTGCAGCTTGCATATGCCATAGGGGTAGCAAAACCTATATCAGTTTCTGTTGATACCTTTGGTACAGGGGTAATTCCTGATACACATATTGTTAAGCTGATAAATAAGCATTTTGATTTAAGACCTGCGGCCATTATTAAAATGCTGGATTTAAGGCGACCAATATATAAGCAGGTTGCAGCTTACGGACACTTTGGAAGGACAGATTTGGATTTAACATGGGAGAAAACCGACAAGGCGGAAATATTTAAAAAAGAGGTTATGAGTGCGGTGACAATATAG
- the hpt gene encoding hypoxanthine phosphoribosyltransferase, which produces MCSNNEVNNQFNNDQFNNEVERILVPREKIAEKVKELGKKISEDYKNCELVLIGVLKGAFIFLADLMRELTINADMDLISVSSYANDTESSGIVRIIKDVDINISNKHVLIVEDIVDTGLTLKHLKELFRTRGPKSVKICAIFDKPSRRRVNITVDYKGIEIPNEFVIGYGLDYKGRYRNLPDLCVLNPEVYKKK; this is translated from the coding sequence ATATGCAGCAATAATGAAGTTAATAATCAATTTAATAATGATCAATTTAATAATGAGGTTGAAAGGATACTGGTACCGAGAGAGAAAATTGCCGAAAAGGTAAAGGAATTAGGCAAAAAGATTTCGGAAGATTATAAAAATTGCGAGCTGGTATTAATAGGTGTATTGAAAGGTGCTTTTATATTTCTTGCAGATCTCATGAGAGAACTTACTATCAATGCAGATATGGACCTGATATCGGTTTCCAGTTATGCGAATGATACGGAATCTTCCGGAATTGTACGTATAATAAAGGATGTGGATATAAATATCTCCAATAAACATGTCCTGATAGTTGAGGATATTGTGGATACAGGTCTCACGCTAAAACATTTAAAGGAGCTTTTTAGGACAAGGGGCCCCAAAAGTGTGAAAATATGTGCAATATTTGATAAACCTTCTAGAAGAAGGGTAAATATAACTGTAGATTACAAGGGGATAGAGATACCCAATGAATTTGTTATAGGCTATGGCCTTGACTATAAAGGAAGATACAGGAATCTTCCCGATTTATGCGTCTTGAATCCTGAAGTTTATAAGAAAAAATAG
- a CDS encoding ATP-dependent metallopeptidase FtsH/Yme1/Tma family protein: protein MKYLKGLSFYIVLFVIILFILALSQGTDNPINMDYSDLIREIHNNNVSEVVLEGQKATVVLKKPYITDRVNKYVIYIPDVGTFLSEVSEQMKNGQIRVRTEFPPTAPWWVAILPTVGLIVIFVLFWVFFLQQSQGGGGSRVMSFGKSRAKMSTDEKRKVTFNDVAGADEEKEELAEIVEYLKMPKKFIELGARIPKGVLLVGPPGTGKTLLARAVSGEAGVPFFSISGSDFVEMFVGVGASRVRDLFEQAKKNAPCIVFIDEIDAVGRHRGAGLGGGHDEREQTLNQLLVEMDGFGINEGVIVLAATNRPDILDPALLRPGRFDRRIFVGLPDIKGREEILKVHARGKPLSPEVKLNELAKSTPGFTGADLENLLNEAALLAARKNKRKIEPEEIKEATFKVIMGPEKKSRVMSESEKRLTAYHEAGHAIAVKLISTTDKVDRISIIPSGRAGGYTAFKPEEDKTYLTRSQLMEKIAIALGGRAAEEIVLGEISTGAYNDLKEANNVARNMITRYGMSERLSNLIFGSETDEIFLGRDFAHTRNYSEQIAAEIDMEVKNIIDNSYQKIVNILKENINKLHTIAATLIEKEKLEGQEFEELFVSA from the coding sequence TTGAAATATTTGAAAGGTTTAAGCTTTTATATAGTATTATTTGTGATAATATTATTTATATTGGCTTTGTCCCAAGGTACTGATAATCCTATAAATATGGATTATTCGGATTTAATAAGGGAAATTCATAACAATAATGTAAGTGAAGTTGTCTTAGAAGGACAAAAGGCTACGGTTGTTTTGAAAAAGCCGTATATTACCGATAGGGTTAATAAATATGTTATATATATACCTGATGTAGGGACTTTTTTATCTGAAGTTTCCGAGCAGATGAAAAACGGTCAGATAAGGGTAAGGACGGAGTTTCCGCCTACAGCTCCATGGTGGGTTGCAATATTGCCAACTGTAGGGCTTATTGTTATTTTTGTGCTTTTCTGGGTGTTTTTCCTTCAGCAATCCCAGGGAGGCGGCGGTAGCCGGGTTATGTCTTTTGGTAAAAGCAGAGCAAAAATGAGTACCGATGAGAAGAGGAAAGTAACTTTTAATGATGTTGCCGGTGCAGATGAAGAAAAGGAAGAATTAGCGGAAATTGTAGAATATCTGAAAATGCCGAAGAAGTTTATTGAGCTTGGTGCAAGGATACCAAAAGGTGTGCTGCTTGTAGGACCTCCGGGTACAGGTAAAACTTTGCTGGCAAGGGCGGTATCGGGTGAAGCAGGTGTTCCGTTTTTCAGTATCAGCGGTTCCGATTTTGTAGAGATGTTTGTTGGTGTAGGTGCCTCCAGGGTAAGAGACCTTTTTGAGCAGGCAAAGAAAAATGCACCATGTATAGTTTTTATCGATGAAATAGATGCTGTTGGTAGGCATAGGGGTGCAGGACTGGGAGGAGGACACGACGAGAGGGAGCAGACACTAAACCAGCTGCTCGTTGAGATGGATGGGTTTGGTATAAATGAAGGAGTCATTGTCCTTGCTGCCACGAACAGGCCAGATATACTTGACCCGGCTTTATTAAGGCCCGGGAGATTTGACAGGCGGATATTTGTGGGTTTGCCGGACATAAAAGGAAGAGAAGAAATATTAAAGGTGCATGCAAGAGGAAAACCTCTATCCCCCGAAGTAAAATTAAACGAACTTGCCAAGAGCACTCCAGGGTTTACCGGAGCTGACCTGGAGAATTTACTGAATGAAGCGGCTCTTCTTGCGGCAAGGAAGAATAAGAGGAAAATTGAGCCGGAGGAAATTAAAGAAGCTACATTTAAAGTTATAATGGGTCCGGAGAAGAAGAGCAGGGTAATGAGTGAAAGCGAGAAACGGCTTACTGCTTACCATGAGGCAGGTCATGCTATTGCTGTCAAACTTATATCAACTACTGATAAAGTAGACAGGATTTCAATAATACCTTCGGGTAGAGCAGGCGGGTATACCGCATTTAAACCTGAGGAGGATAAAACATACCTTACCAGGTCACAACTCATGGAAAAGATAGCAATAGCGTTAGGTGGAAGAGCTGCCGAAGAAATAGTCCTTGGGGAAATAAGTACAGGAGCCTACAATGATCTGAAAGAAGCAAACAATGTAGCAAGAAACATGATAACAAGATATGGTATGAGTGAAAGACTCAGCAACCTTATATTCGGTAGTGAGACAGATGAAATTTTCCTGGGTAGGGATTTTGCCCATACAAGAAATTATAGTGAGCAGATAGCTGCGGAAATTGATATGGAAGTTAAGAATATAATTGATAATTCCTATCAAAAGATAGTAAATATACTCAAAGAAAATATAAACAAGCTCCATACTATTGCAGCTACACTAATAGAAAAAGAGAAGTTGGAAGGGCAGGAATTTGAAGAACTGTTTGTAAGTGCGTGA